The following is a genomic window from Amycolatopsis sp. BJA-103.
GCGGTCGCCGGGACCGAAGACCACAAGCTGCACGCGATCACGGCGCGGCTGTGGCTGGAACTCGCGCAGATCGAGGAACGGCTCGGCCGGGCCGAGGAGGCCATCGGCTGCCTGCATCGTTCGCGGGCCGCCGAGCATCTGCACGCCCGTGCGCGCAGGCAGGCGTGCAACGTCCTGCTCGGCGAGTTCGGCGCGGCCGAGAACGCCGCTGTCGACCTCGACGACGTCCTGCGGGCCGTCGCCGCGGCACCTGTGCCGGTTCCGGCTCCGGCGCCCGCCGAGGTGACCGCGGTGATGGCGCCGATCGACGTGGCGCCCCCGAAGCGGGCCGCGGCCGAACCTCCGGTTCGTCGTGAGCCGCCGAGGCCCGCGAGGCAGCACAGGAAGGCGGAGCCCGAGCCGATACGGAACACACCGGTCGAGCCGCCGCGCCCCGCCGTGCCTCCGCGGCCGGTGGAGACTCCCGTGGCACCCGCCGCGGAAAAGACCGAAGCGCCGCCGGTGTTGAAGCCGCCCTCCCGCCCGGAGCCGTCCCGTGAGGCCGCGGCGCCCGACAGCGATTGGCGCCGCCGGGTATCGAAGAAGCCTGAGCAGCCCAAGCCGGCGATCAGGTTCGAGCCCGCCGCGCCGAAACTGATGCCGCCGCCGAAACCGGAGCCCGCGCCGCGTCCTGAACCGGTCTCACGCCCTGAGCCGAAGCCGGAGCCCGCGCCGGAGCCCTCGCGGCGCAGGCGTCCGGAGGCGCCTGCCGCACGCGAAACCGTCGTTCCCGAACCCGAGGTCACCCGGCCTGAAGCCCCGATCCCGGTCGCGCGCCGGCGCCCCGAGGTGCCCGTCCGGTACGAGGAGCCGGAGCCCGTGGTCCCGGAACTGCTGCTGGCCCCCGAGCCCGCCGCCGAACCCCGGCCGCGGATCGCGGCGGAGGCCGAACCGCCGCGTCCGCCGGGGACCGCCGCCCCGTTGTGGGAGAGCGACGAGTGGGCGGCCGAGGAACGGGTCCGCCGGTCCGCCGCGCCCGTTTCGCGCAAGACCAGGCACGACGCCGAACACGGTTCCGTGGCGGCGAAATCGGTGCTGGACCGGCTCGGGATCTCGAGCACCGGCGGGCACGGCGGTGGCCGTCGCCGCGCGGACGGTGCCACGGATCCCGTGCATCCCGATCCCGTCGCCGAGGAACGCGCCGACGCCGGACGCGCGCGCCGGGAACAGCCTCCGGTGGAGTACGCCGAACCCGCCGTGCCGCTCGCTCCGCCGCCCCGGGAAGACCCGCCACCGCCCTACGGCGGCGGAACCCGGCAAAGCGCCCAGGAAACTCCCCGGCAGGGCCCCCCGGAAGAGGTCGCGGACCCGTGGCTGCCGCGTCTGCGGATGCCGCCGTCGCTGGACCCGCTGACCGACACCGGCTCCTGGCGGCCGATCACGCCGTTCCCGGAGAGCTACGCCCGCGCGATCGCGGAGGACGAGCCGCCGCCGGACGCCGGTCTCGCCGACCTGCTCGCCCGTGCGCTCGCCGAACACCAGGCGGGGACCGCCAGCGCGGCCGCGCTCGTGAAGCAGCTCGGTTCCCAGGACTCGGGAAAGCGTCCGGTCAACGGCCGCGACCGTCATCGCACCAACGGAAGCGACTGACCGGGCGATAGCAAAGGTCCCTTGCTACGCCCCCGGTGGGAGCCCTCGCGGACTTGAACGATTCAGTCGGTCGGGTGAGACCGCGTCCCACTCGTTCGCGCGGCAATGGGTGCTGGTCACCCCCGGTGCGGCGGGACGCGGCGAGGTCCGGACAGACCGCCTATGTGACCCGCGAGTAGCTGAACCGATCACGGCGATTCCGGTATCTGAGCAGGGAAATCTTCGACGACCGGGAATGACCCGGCCTTGTCGGGCCGACTGTCCAAAGCTGTAGGTTGGGTCTGGTCCGGCACAGAGTCGTGCCGGTCGCGGTGTCAATCTCGCTACAGTGGAGAGTTGCCTCAAATGAGCTCGACGGGAGTCTCGTCCCTGCCCGGAAAAGATGTCGGCACCGAAGACGGCGCTCGGCGCCGGTCGGTGAACCCGGAGCAGATCCGGGACGACCTGATCGACGCCGCCGCGGCGTACGCCCCGGAGATCGGCGACCTGATCCGCCTGTACTACCGGCACATCCCGGCCGAAGAGATTCTCGGTGACGACCCGGTCGACCTCGTCGGCGCCGTCCGCTCGCATCTGCACCTGGCGAAGGACCGGATGCCCGGCCGCCCCGCGGTGCGGCTGCTGAACCCGACCGGTCCCGAAGACGGCTGGACGCGTGAGGCCACCGTCGTGCAGGTCGTCACGGACGACATGCCCTACCTCGTGGATTCCGTCGCTGCCGAGTTCGCCCGTGACGGGGTGCAGGTGCAGCGCATCGTGCACCCGATCGTCGTGGTCAGCCGCGATCTGACCGGTGAGCTGCAGGCGGTCCACCCGGATGCCGATCCGGCGGAGCCGCCGCCGAATTCTGCGGCCGAGTCGTGGATGTACATCGAGATCGACCTGGTGACGGACCCGAACCGCGCCCGTGAGCTGGACAACCGGCTTTCGTCGGTGCTGGGTGACGTGCGCGAGGTCGTCGAGGACACCGACAAGATGGCCGAGACGGCGCGTCGTCTCGCCGACCAGCTGGACGCGGACCCGCCGAAGCTGTCCACGCGTGAGGTCGCCGAGGGCGCACGGCTGTTGCGCTGGCTCGCCGACGGTCACTTCACCTTCCTCGGCTACCGCCGCTACGAGCTGATCGACAACCCGCACCCGGACAGTGAAGAGCCCGCCCTGCGCGCGGTTCTCGCCACCGGACTGGGCGTGCTGCGCCAGGACAGCCTGGCCGCGCGCAGCCTCACCGCCGGTCCCGACACGGCGGCGTCCGCGCTCGCGCCGACGCTGCTGGTGCTGACGCAGGCGAGCGCGCCGTCCACCGTGCACCGTCCGGTGTATCCGTACTACGTCGGCGTGAAAACGTTCGACGACAAGGGAAACGTCACCGGCGAACACCGGTTCCTCGGCATGTTCACCACCACCGCCCTGCACGAGAACGTGCTGGACATCCCGGTGGTCTGCAACCGGGTTCGCGAGGTCATCCACCGCGCGGGCTTCCCGATGGAGTCCTTCTCCGGGCAGCGGATGCTCGAAGTGCTGCAGAACTGGCCGCGCGCGGACCTGTTCTCGGCCGACACCGATTCGCTGTACTCCACGACGACAGGCGCGATCACGCTTTCGGATCGCCGCCGGCTGCGGCTGTTCCTGCGCCGTGACCCGTACGGCCGTTTCTACTCCTGCCTCGTGTACCTCCCGCGCGATCGTTACACGACCCGTTCGCGGCTCGCGATGCAGGAGGTCCTGCTCGAAGAACTCGAAGGCACGCAACTGGAATACAGCGCGCGCATCGGGGAAACCGTGCTCGCGCAGGTGCACTTCATCGTGCACACCGACCCGTCGCAGCGGTCCGAGCCGGACACCCTGCGCATCCAGGAACGGCTCAACGAAGCCGTTCGCGGCTGGGACGACCGGATGGTCGAGGCGATCCTCGCCGAGCGCCGCGAGCGCGCCGGGGACAGCGGCGTCGCGATCGGCCTGCTGGGCGAGGAATCCGCCGGCGAGCAGGGACAGCGGTTCGCCGCGGTGTTCCCCGAGGGCTACAAGGAGGACTTCACCGCGCTCGAAGCGCTCGCGGACCTCCGCGCCCTGGAGGCGCTGACCGACGAGGGCGACCTGTCGATGTCGTTCTACCTGCCGGCCGACGCCGAGGCGGGGGAGCGGCGCTTCAAGCTGTACCTGCGCGGCGAGGGCGTCACCCTCTCCCAGGTGCTCCCGGTCCTGCAGCGGATGGGCGTGGAGGTCGTCGACGAGCGGCCTTACGAACTGCGCCGCGAAGACGGCGGCCGGTCCTGGATCTACGACTTCGGCCTGCGGATCGACCCGCAGGTCCTCGACCACGCGGACCTCGACCTGCGCGTCCGCTTCCAGGACGCGTTTCACGCCGCCTGGCGCGGCGACTGCGAGGTCGACGGCTTCAACGGTCTCGTCCTGAGCGCCGGGCTCACCTGGCGCCAGGCGGCCATCCTGCGGGCCTACTCGCGGTACCTGCGCCAGACGAAGATCCCGTTCTCGCAGGAGTACATCGAGAACACCGTCCTCGCGCACACCGACATCGCCACCGCGCTGGTGCGGCTGTTCGAGACCCGCTTCGACCTCGCGCTCGGCACCGAGGTCCGCGCGTCGCAGGCCGATCAGCTCACCGCCGAGATCGGCAAGCTGGTCGACGAGGTGACCAGTCTCGACGAGGACCGGATCCTGCGGCGGCTGATGGCGGTCATCCTCGCCACGCTGCGCACGAACTACCACGTCACCGACGGCGAGGGGAATTCCCGGCAGTACCTGGCGCTCAAGCTCGACCCGAGCGCGGTGCCCGAACTGCCCGAGCCGCGGCCGAAGTACGAGATCTTCGTGTACTCGCCCCGGATCGAGGGTGTCCACCTGCGCTTCGGCGACGTCGCGCGCGGTGGCCTCCGCTGGTCCGACCGCCGGGAGGACTTCCGCACGGAGATCCTCGGCCTGGTCAAGGCGCAGGCGGTCAAGAACGCGGTCATCGTGCCCGTCGGCGCGAAGGGCGGGTTCGTGGTCAAGCGCCCGCCGACGGCCACCGGCGACCCGGGCCTGGACCGCGACGCCCAGCTGAACGAGGGCATCGCCTGCTACCGGATGTTCATCTCCGGCCTGCTCGACGTGACCGACAACCGGGTCGAGGGCAAGACCGTCCCGGCGCCGGGCGTGGTCCGCCACGACGGCGACGACAGCTACCTCGTGGTCGCGGCGGACAAGGGCACCGCGAAGTTCTCCGACATCGCGAACGAGGTCTCGGCGCACTACAAGTTCTGGCTCGGCGACGCCTTCGCTTCCGGTGGCTCGGTCGGCTACGACCACAAGGCCATGGGCATCACCGCGAAGGGTGCTTGGGAGAGCGTCAAACGCAACTTCCGCGAGCTGGGCAAGGACAGCCAGACCGAGGACTTCACCGTCGTCGGCATCGGCGACATGATGGGCGACGTCTTCGGCAACGGCATGCTGCTCTCGGAGCACATCCGGCTGGTGGCCGCCTTCAACCACCTGCACATCTTCCTCGACCCGAACCCGGACGCGGCCTCCTCGTTCGCCGAGCGCCGCAGGCTGTTCGACCTGCCGCGTTCGTCGTGGGAGGACTACGACCGCTCGCTGATCAGCGAGGGCGGCGGCATCTACTCGCGGTCGGCCAAGACGATCCCGATCAGCCCGCAGGTCCGCGAAGCGCTCGGGCTCGCCGAGGACGTCACCGCGCTGGCCCCGGCCGACCTCATGCAGGCGATCCTGCTGTCGCCGGTCGAGCTGCTGTGGAACGGCGGCATCGGCACCTACGTCAAGGCCGAGAACGAGACCCACGCCGACGCGGGCGACAAGGCCAACGACGCCTTGCGCGTCAACGGGAACCAGCTCCGCGTCAAGGTCGTCGGCGAGGGCGGGAACCTGGGGCTGACGCAGCTCGGCCGGATCGAGTTCGCCCGCGCGGGCGGCAAGATCAACACCGACGCGCTCGACAACTCCGCCGGCGTCGACTGCTCCGACCACGAGGTCAACATCAAGATCCTGCTGGACCACCTGGTCTCGACCGGATCACTCGGCGCCGAGCAGCGCAACGAGCTGCTGGAGCAGATGACCGACGAGGTCGGCGAGCTGGTGCTGGCCGACAACTACCGGCAGAACGCCGTGCTCGGGGTCAGCCGGGCGCACGCCGGGCCGATGGTCTCGGTGCACCAGCGGCTCGTCGCGGCACTGGTCGCGAAGGGCGCTTTCGACCGCAAGCTCGAAGCGCTGCCGAGTTCGGCGGAGTTCCGCGCGCTGGAGAAGGCGGGCGAGGGGCTCACCTCGCCGGAGCTGGCGACGCTGCTCGCGCACGTCAAGCTCGACCTCAAGGACGAGTTGCTGGCGAGCGAACTGCCGGACTCCGAGGTGTTCTCGCGCCGTCTGCCCGAGTACTTCCCGAAGCCGCTTCGGGAGCGCTTCGGCGACGCGATCTTCCAGCACCCGCTGAAGCGCGAGATCATCACGACGATGGTGGCCAACGAGGTCGTCGACGGCGCCGGGATCTCCTACGTCTTCCGCCTGATGGAGGAGATGAACGCGACCGCGACCGACGCCGTCCGCGCGTACGCCGTGGTCACCCACGTGTACGACCTGCCCTCGCTGTGGGCGCAGATCGACGCGCTGGACAACGTCGTGCCGACCGAGGTCGCGGACGAGATGATGCTGGAGACCCGCAGGCTGCTCGACCGGGCCGCCCGCTGGTTCCTCACCAACCGGCCGCAGCCCCTCGCCCCGCTCGCCGAGATCAACCGGTTCGGCCGGGTCGTCGGCGAGATGGCCCCGCGGGCGCACGAGCTGCTTCGCGGTGTCGAGTGCGCCTCGGTGGACGCGAACACCGAGCGACTGGTGGAGAAGGGCGTCCCGACGGAGCTTGCGGAGCGTGTGGCGCTCCTGCTGCACACCTTCGGCCTGCTCGACGTCACCGACGTCGCGGAGCTGGCCGAGCAGCAGGCGGGGATCGACGCGGTGCACACCCCGTCGGAGACCGCGGGCCTGTACTACGCCCTGTCCGATCACCTCGGCATCGACAAGATGCTGACGTCGATCAGCGGTCTCGAACGCGGCAACCGCTGGCACGCGCTCGCGCGGCTGGCACTGCGGGACGACGTCTATGGTTCGTTGCGGGCGATCACGCTGGACGCGTTGCGGCACAGCGATTCGGGTACCGACCCGGACGAGAAGATCGCCCACTGGGAGAAGACGAACGCCTCGCGGCTGCAGCGCGCTCGTGTCGCACTGGACGAGATCAGCCAGTTCGGCAAGCTCGACCTGGCGACGCTGTCGGTGGCGGCGAGGCAGATCCGGAGCACGGTGAGGTAGTGAGCTACATTTCCCTGATCCGGCCACGCTGGTCGGATATGGACGTCTACGGGCACGTCAACCACGCGAACCTGGTGACCCTGCTCGAAGAGGCGCGGATCCCCCTGCTGTTCGGGGACGCCGTCCGGGCCGGGCTCACCGAACTGCCCAAGGGCATCGTGGTGGTGAAGCTGGCCGTCCATTACCGTTCGCCGATCGTGGTGTCCGATCAGGACATCCGGGTGGAGATCTCGTTGAAGGACTTGAAGCACGCCAGCTTCACCCTCGGCTACAAGGTGCACGACGGGCCTGCCGAGGTCGACAAGGTCGCGGTCACCGCGGAGACGGTGCTCGCGCCGTTCGACACCGGGACGGAGCGGCCCCGGCGACTGACCGAGGACGAACGCGCCTTCCTGGAGAAGGGGTTCGCGGATGCCTGAGCTCGTCATCCCGGACGCGGGGGACCGCGAAACGCTCGGCGCGTTCGTGGCCAGGGCCGTCCGGCTCGACCAGAACACGCTGGTGCGGTTGCGGCAGCGCGGTGACGGCGTCGTCGAGGCGTGGAGCGCGACCCCGTTCGAAGTCCTCGCCACCAGGGCCGTCGCCGGTGACATCACGCCGTCGGACATCACGGTGTCCGGGAACGAACTGCTCGCCGCGCTGACCATCGCCGGCGGCGAGCGGATGGATCCGGGCCCGGCCCGCGACCTGATGTGGCATTCCGAGCTGCCCGCGCCCGGCCGCTGGCAGCTGGTGGACGAACTGCCGGCGACGGTGATCTCGGAGCTGGCCGACCGCGGCGTCGCGCTGGCCCGCGACAACGTCGGCCCGCACGGCAACCCGCCCGCCTCCCTGATGGACCAGGCGGTGCTCACCGTCACCGGCGGCGAGCAGGAGATCAAGGTCCAGATGCGGTGCCTGTTCGCGTTGTCCGGGATGGGTTTCGTCGACTCGTCGATCGCCGGCGACGTCGTCCGGATCACCGCGACGGATTCGTGGATGCGCATCGACGCCCGCTACGGCGCCGTGCTCAAACGCCGCCACGCGCTCCTGCCGTTGCTGTTCTGACAGGGGCCTTACGGCTTCGCGCCGCGGGTGGCTTCCGGCCGCCCGCGGTGTCAGGCTGTCCTCATGAGCGACAGCGGCCCTCGCGACGACGGCAAGGACGGGGAAGACCCGACCGCGGACTTCCTGGCCGAGGTCCGGCCGGAGGAGACCCCGTGGCGGACCGAGCGCCCGCCGGGTGAGGAGGCGCCGGAACGCGCCGAACGCCCGGAGAAATGGGGGCGCGCCAAGGCCGCCGGTCGCGCCGCCGCGCAGGCCGCGCCCTATGTCCAGGCCGCCGCGCTGGCGACCTGGATCGTCTCGGGCACCCTCGACGACTCCGGTGACGTGGGCTCCTCGGGCGACGCCTAGAGCTTTCCTCGCATCGTCCGCATCCGCTCGATCTCGGCGGACTGGCCGGTGATGACCTCCTGCGCCATCTCCTGCGCCTTGATCTCCACCCCCTTGCCGAGCTGGGTTTCGGCCATGGTCAGCGCGCCCTGGTGATGCGCGATCATCAGGTCGAGGAACAGCTTTTCGAACGCCGGACCGCTCGCCGCGCGCAGATCGGCCAGCTGCGCTTCGGTCGCCATGCCCGGCATGAGCCCGTGGTCATGCCCTCCGCCGTGGCCGGCGTGACCCTCGCCCGGCACCGGCTTGCCGCGGTCGGACAGCCAGGTCTTCATCATCGCGACCTCGCCGTCCTGCGCCACCGAGATCCGGCCCGCGATCGCCTTGAGCTGCTCGTTCGCCGTCTTGCCCGGCACCAGGTCGGTCATCACCTTCGCCTGCTGGTGGTGGGGGATCATCATCGTCATGTACTCGACGTCGGCCTCGCCTGCCTGATCGCGGTTCACCGGGCCGGGGGAGCCGGTGCCCGCCTGCTCGCCCGGTTTGCCCGGAATGATGACCGGTGCGCTCGATGCCGGTTCGGCGGGTGATTCGTCGCCCGTGCAGCCCGAGACGACGAAAGCCGCAACGAGCAGCGCCGATGTCAAACTTTTTCTCATCCCGGAGATCCTCCGTTGGTCGGTATCTGCTGAGCCTAAATAAGGAATAAGGTGCGCGTAAAGCTGGGTGGAAGGAGAGCCATATCGTGCTGCAGCCTGGGCTGAAACGTCGCTTGACCAGGGGATTCGTGTCAGTGGCCGCCGTCGCCGCCCTCGGCGCCGCCAGCGCGTTCGCCGCGCCGGCCGTCGTCGCCGAGCCGTCGGCGACCACGATCCCGGCTGTGGACGAGATCGTCCACAGCCCGAATCTCCGGTCGATCGCGAACGTCCCGCAGCAGGGACCGTTCACCAAGGACTCGACCGGCACCGACATCGCGTTCACCAAGGGTCACGCGATCACCGGCACGTACGACGGCTTCAACGTCTACGACGTCCGCAACCCCTACCGCCCGAAGATCGTCAGCCAGGTCCTCTGCCCCGGTGGGCAGAACGACGTGTCGATCTCCGGCGACCTGCTCTTCCTGTCGACCGACGCCTCGCGCAGCGACAACTCGTGCACCAGCGTCGCGAAGCCCGCATCGGACAAGACGGCGTGGGAGGGCATCAAGATCTTCGACATCTCGAACCTCGCGGCGCCGAAGTACGTCGCGGCGGTCGAGACCGACTGCGGTTCGCACACCAACACCCTGGTGCCGGACAAGCGCGGCAAGGACGTCTACATCTACGTCTCGTCGTACGCGCCGTCGGCGAACCTGCCCGACTGCCAGCCGCCGCACGACAAGCTCTCCATCATCAAGGTCCCGGTGAAGGACCCGGCGAAGGCTTCGCTCGTCGCGACGCCGGTGCTGTTCCCGGACGGCGGCAACGCCGGCGGCCCGAACCCCGACGGCACCAACCGGTCGGCGACCACCGGTTGCCACGACCTGACGGCGCTGCCGGAGAAGGACCTGATGGCCGGTGCCTGCATGGGTGACGGTGTCCTGATCGACATCGCCGACCGGCTCAAGCCGCGCGTCATCAACCGCGTCCAGGACAACGTGAACTTCGCGTTCTGGCACAGCGCCACCTTCAACAACGACGCCACCAAGGTCGTCTTCACCGACGAACTCGGCGGCGGCGGCATGGCGACCTGCCTGGAGAAGTTCGGCTCCACCCGCGGTGCCAACGGCATCTACGACATCACCGGCCGCGGCGACAACCGCAAGCTGGAGTTCCGCAACTACTACAAGATCCCGCGTCTCCAGTCCGAGACCGAGAACTGCGTGGCGCACAACGGTTCGCTGGTTCCGGTGCCGGGCAAGGACATCATGGTCCAGTCCTGGTATCAGGGCGGCGTTTCGGTGTGGGACTTCACCGACTCGAAGAAGCCGAAGGAGATCGCGTACTGGGAGCGGGGCCCGCTCTCGAACGAGAAGCTCGTCGGCGGTGGGACGTGGTCGGCGTACTGGTACAACGGCTACATCTTCTCGTCCGACATCGTGAAGGGCCTGGACGTCCTGGACCTCAACGACTGGCGGACCTTCCCGGCGAAGCTCGTCCGGCAGAACCAGTTCAACGCCCAGACGCAGTACAAGCTGCACCCGGGCTTCAACTAGTCCTAGCGTGAGATGAAAGGCCCGTTACTTGCAAATTTTGCAAGTAACGGGCCTTTCATAGCGTCCTGAGGGGGCACTCAGACGAGCCAGGCGGCGGCGTCCGGAGGCAGCTTCCCGTTCACCAGCGGAACGCTCGACAGCAGCACCTCGCCCGGCGGCAGCGCGATCGGGCTCGCCGACGTGTTCAGCGCGCAGACCAGCCCGCCGCCCCGCCGCCGGAACGCGAAACAGCCCGCCGGGGCGCCGTACCACTCGAGGTCTTCGCCGCTGAAAGCCTGGTGCGACTTGCGGATCTCGATCGCCCGCCGGTACAGCGACAGCGTCGACGCCGGATCCTCCAGCTGGGCTTCCACGGTCACCGAAGCCCACGAAGCGGGCATCGGCAGCCACGTCCGCGGATTCCGCGAGAAACCGAACGGCGGCAGGTCGCCTTCCCACGGCAGCGGCACCCGTGACGCGTCCCGGCCGAATTCGGCGCCGGAGGTCTTGGCGCGCGGGTCCGCGAGCGCGTCTGGCGGGAGGTCGACGTTCCCGAGTCCCAGCTCCTCGCCGTTGTACAGATAGACCGTTCCGGGCAGCGCGAGTTCGACCAGTGCCATCGCGCGGGCTCGCCGGACACCCCGCTCGCCGCCGCCGTACCGGCTGACCTGCCGCCAGACGTCGTGGTTGCTCAGCGTCCAGGTGGCGGGGGCACCGGCGGACTTCGGCACCGCCAACGACCGTTCGATGGCCGTCCGCAGCGCGTCGGCGTCGAAATGCGTGAGCACGAGCCGGAAGTTGAACGCCAGATGCAGTTCGTCCGGCCGCAGGTAGCGGGCGAGCCGTTCCTCGTCGGTCACCCAGATCTCGCCGACGGCCATCGCGCCCGGGTACTCGTCGAGCACCTTGCGGATCATCTGGTGGATCTCGTGGACGCGGTCGTTGTCGAACCGCGGGTCGTAGAACTCGCTCGGCCCGTGCGGGGTCACCCGCGGGTCCATGTCCGGCAGGCCCGGTGGTTTCGCCATGCCGTGCGCGACGTCGATGCGGAAGCCGTCCACGCCGTGGTCCAGCCAGAACCGCAGGGTCCGCTCCAGATCGGCGGCGACCTCGTGGTTGCCCCAGTTCAGATCCGGCTGCTGCGGGGAGAACAGGTGCAGGTACCACTGGCCGTCCGGGACCCGGGTCCACGCCGGGCCGCCGAACGCGCTGACCCAGTTGTTCGGCGGCAGGTCGCCGCGCGGGCCGAGTCCGTCACGGAAGATGTAGCGATCCCGTTCCGGGCTCCCCGGCGGCGCCGCCATCGCCGATTTGAACCAGGCGTGGGTGTTGCTGGTGTGGTTGGGGACGACGTCGATGGTGACCTTGATGCCGCGTTTGTGCGCCTCGGTCAGCAGGACGTCGAAATCGCCGAGGGTGCCGAACATCGGGTCGACATCGCGCGGATCGGCGATGTCGTACCCGTGGTCGGCCATCGGCGAGCGGTAGAACGGCGTCAGCCACAGCGCGTCGACCCCGAGCAGCTCCAGGTACCCGAGCTTGCCGCGGATGCCTTCGAGGTCACCGACGCCGTCCCCGTCGGAATCGGCGAACGAGCGCACGTAGACCTGGTAGAAGACCGCCTGGTCCCACCAAGCCACGTCGCGCTTCATCAGACGAAACTGTTCATCATGCTGTTGGCGGCCATCTCCAGGTACGCCCACAGCTGACCGCGGTAGGGCTCTTCGATGTTCTCTTCGTCGACCGCGATCTTGATGCAGCGCAGCCAGGCGTCGCGTTCGATCGGGCCGATCTTGAACGGCCCGTGCCGCATCCGCAGCCGCGGGTGGCCGCGCTGGTCCGAGTAGGTGTGCGGGCCGCCCCAGTACTGCATGAGGAACAGCCGGAAGCGTTCCTCGGCCGGGCCGAGGTCCTCCTCCGGGTACAGCGGCCGAAGCACCTCGTCGACCGCCACTTCGGCGTAGAACCGCGCGACGATCCGGGTGAAGACCGGTTCACCGCCGATCGCCTCGTACAAGGTCGTGGGGTCTGGTTCGCTCACGGACACAGCTCCATTCTGCCCTTGTCCTACTGGGCCGCGGGGCCGGACGACATAAAGCGCCCCAGAGGTGGCTCGAAGCCCGCTTCGTCGAGCGCGCCGAGCAGGTGCGCCCGCAGCGCGCGTTGCACCGCCCACTGCTTGCCGGGCCGGACCTTCACCGTCAGGCGGAGCTTGATGCCCTCGGGGGTCACGGTCTCGACACCGAGCATCTCCGGCGGCTCCAGCACGCTGGGCGCCAGTCCTT
Proteins encoded in this region:
- a CDS encoding LVIVD repeat-containing protein translates to MLQPGLKRRLTRGFVSVAAVAALGAASAFAAPAVVAEPSATTIPAVDEIVHSPNLRSIANVPQQGPFTKDSTGTDIAFTKGHAITGTYDGFNVYDVRNPYRPKIVSQVLCPGGQNDVSISGDLLFLSTDASRSDNSCTSVAKPASDKTAWEGIKIFDISNLAAPKYVAAVETDCGSHTNTLVPDKRGKDVYIYVSSYAPSANLPDCQPPHDKLSIIKVPVKDPAKASLVATPVLFPDGGNAGGPNPDGTNRSATTGCHDLTALPEKDLMAGACMGDGVLIDIADRLKPRVINRVQDNVNFAFWHSATFNNDATKVVFTDELGGGGMATCLEKFGSTRGANGIYDITGRGDNRKLEFRNYYKIPRLQSETENCVAHNGSLVPVPGKDIMVQSWYQGGVSVWDFTDSKKPKEIAYWERGPLSNEKLVGGGTWSAYWYNGYIFSSDIVKGLDVLDLNDWRTFPAKLVRQNQFNAQTQYKLHPGFN
- a CDS encoding NAD-glutamate dehydrogenase; amino-acid sequence: MSSTGVSSLPGKDVGTEDGARRRSVNPEQIRDDLIDAAAAYAPEIGDLIRLYYRHIPAEEILGDDPVDLVGAVRSHLHLAKDRMPGRPAVRLLNPTGPEDGWTREATVVQVVTDDMPYLVDSVAAEFARDGVQVQRIVHPIVVVSRDLTGELQAVHPDADPAEPPPNSAAESWMYIEIDLVTDPNRARELDNRLSSVLGDVREVVEDTDKMAETARRLADQLDADPPKLSTREVAEGARLLRWLADGHFTFLGYRRYELIDNPHPDSEEPALRAVLATGLGVLRQDSLAARSLTAGPDTAASALAPTLLVLTQASAPSTVHRPVYPYYVGVKTFDDKGNVTGEHRFLGMFTTTALHENVLDIPVVCNRVREVIHRAGFPMESFSGQRMLEVLQNWPRADLFSADTDSLYSTTTGAITLSDRRRLRLFLRRDPYGRFYSCLVYLPRDRYTTRSRLAMQEVLLEELEGTQLEYSARIGETVLAQVHFIVHTDPSQRSEPDTLRIQERLNEAVRGWDDRMVEAILAERRERAGDSGVAIGLLGEESAGEQGQRFAAVFPEGYKEDFTALEALADLRALEALTDEGDLSMSFYLPADAEAGERRFKLYLRGEGVTLSQVLPVLQRMGVEVVDERPYELRREDGGRSWIYDFGLRIDPQVLDHADLDLRVRFQDAFHAAWRGDCEVDGFNGLVLSAGLTWRQAAILRAYSRYLRQTKIPFSQEYIENTVLAHTDIATALVRLFETRFDLALGTEVRASQADQLTAEIGKLVDEVTSLDEDRILRRLMAVILATLRTNYHVTDGEGNSRQYLALKLDPSAVPELPEPRPKYEIFVYSPRIEGVHLRFGDVARGGLRWSDRREDFRTEILGLVKAQAVKNAVIVPVGAKGGFVVKRPPTATGDPGLDRDAQLNEGIACYRMFISGLLDVTDNRVEGKTVPAPGVVRHDGDDSYLVVAADKGTAKFSDIANEVSAHYKFWLGDAFASGGSVGYDHKAMGITAKGAWESVKRNFRELGKDSQTEDFTVVGIGDMMGDVFGNGMLLSEHIRLVAAFNHLHIFLDPNPDAASSFAERRRLFDLPRSSWEDYDRSLISEGGGIYSRSAKTIPISPQVREALGLAEDVTALAPADLMQAILLSPVELLWNGGIGTYVKAENETHADAGDKANDALRVNGNQLRVKVVGEGGNLGLTQLGRIEFARAGGKINTDALDNSAGVDCSDHEVNIKILLDHLVSTGSLGAEQRNELLEQMTDEVGELVLADNYRQNAVLGVSRAHAGPMVSVHQRLVAALVAKGAFDRKLEALPSSAEFRALEKAGEGLTSPELATLLAHVKLDLKDELLASELPDSEVFSRRLPEYFPKPLRERFGDAIFQHPLKREIITTMVANEVVDGAGISYVFRLMEEMNATATDAVRAYAVVTHVYDLPSLWAQIDALDNVVPTEVADEMMLETRRLLDRAARWFLTNRPQPLAPLAEINRFGRVVGEMAPRAHELLRGVECASVDANTERLVEKGVPTELAERVALLLHTFGLLDVTDVAELAEQQAGIDAVHTPSETAGLYYALSDHLGIDKMLTSISGLERGNRWHALARLALRDDVYGSLRAITLDALRHSDSGTDPDEKIAHWEKTNASRLQRARVALDEISQFGKLDLATLSVAARQIRSTVR
- a CDS encoding DUF305 domain-containing protein; protein product: MRKSLTSALLVAAFVVSGCTGDESPAEPASSAPVIIPGKPGEQAGTGSPGPVNRDQAGEADVEYMTMMIPHHQQAKVMTDLVPGKTANEQLKAIAGRISVAQDGEVAMMKTWLSDRGKPVPGEGHAGHGGGHDHGLMPGMATEAQLADLRAASGPAFEKLFLDLMIAHHQGALTMAETQLGKGVEIKAQEMAQEVITGQSAEIERMRTMRGKL
- a CDS encoding glycoside hydrolase family 13 protein, with product MKRDVAWWDQAVFYQVYVRSFADSDGDGVGDLEGIRGKLGYLELLGVDALWLTPFYRSPMADHGYDIADPRDVDPMFGTLGDFDVLLTEAHKRGIKVTIDVVPNHTSNTHAWFKSAMAAPPGSPERDRYIFRDGLGPRGDLPPNNWVSAFGGPAWTRVPDGQWYLHLFSPQQPDLNWGNHEVAADLERTLRFWLDHGVDGFRIDVAHGMAKPPGLPDMDPRVTPHGPSEFYDPRFDNDRVHEIHQMIRKVLDEYPGAMAVGEIWVTDEERLARYLRPDELHLAFNFRLVLTHFDADALRTAIERSLAVPKSAGAPATWTLSNHDVWRQVSRYGGGERGVRRARAMALVELALPGTVYLYNGEELGLGNVDLPPDALADPRAKTSGAEFGRDASRVPLPWEGDLPPFGFSRNPRTWLPMPASWASVTVEAQLEDPASTLSLYRRAIEIRKSHQAFSGEDLEWYGAPAGCFAFRRRGGGLVCALNTSASPIALPPGEVLLSSVPLVNGKLPPDAAAWLV
- a CDS encoding acyl-CoA thioesterase, with protein sequence MSYISLIRPRWSDMDVYGHVNHANLVTLLEEARIPLLFGDAVRAGLTELPKGIVVVKLAVHYRSPIVVSDQDIRVEISLKDLKHASFTLGYKVHDGPAEVDKVAVTAETVLAPFDTGTERPRRLTEDERAFLEKGFADA